From Clarias gariepinus isolate MV-2021 ecotype Netherlands chromosome 18, CGAR_prim_01v2, whole genome shotgun sequence:
CTTCTTAAACTGTTCCCTCAGTTTAACTATCCGTGCACTCAGATTTTGTAATCCGTACCCACAAATTCATAATTCCGTGCGCACGCTTTTGCAATCTGTTCCCACAGGCTTGTATACAGCCTTCTTTTAGAAGAACAGGAAGCTTCCCACTACGTGTTAATGAATCTTATTATCCTATTTATTATGGATTGTTAAGTGTAATACACCGAACTGTCTTACAGCATGCTTACAGTTCTTCTTTAGCTATCAATTGTAGCAGCTTTGAGGTAGAATACTGTgatttaataagaatgatttgcattaaaatcttgtgataatcagtacattattataattattattgttattattattattattgagattattattaaatgagaaAGAAAGCAGTTAGTCAAGAGTCTGTCATAAAACACGAATCcgggtttattaaatattaataataattatttttattttataatgataaaagattacatttaagtacacttattatgaattaattcagaaatgctttatatataaataacctGAAAATTAGTCCAAATCTGTCTATCCTATAAGGTGAGGAAAAAGTAAGCTCAAGGTGGATGGAAGCCTAGGGGTAGACAGAGACTGTCATTGCAATTcgtataatgtatataaaccGTAAGATGCTGAATTGACTTATTTACTTTTACCTTTTATAGTCggaaaaacacatttccaaaactataataggttatttataaattaagcatttattaattattttgtatactatagttataataataataataatattattattaataataataataataataataattttaatgtgcTGATTATCACAAATTATCAcaatattttaatgcaaatcattCTTATTACCTTATAGCGGCTACAATTGATATCTAGAGAATTACTGTAAGCATGCTGTAAGAGAGTTTGATGTATTACACTTAATAatccacaataaaacaatatgtaatAAGATTTATTAACACGTAGCGAGGAGCTTCCTGTTCTTCTAAAAAGAAGTCTGTGTACAAGCCTGTGGGAACAGATTGCAAAAGTGTGCGCACAGAATTATGAATTTGTGGGTACGGATTACAAAATCTGAGTGCACGAATAGTTAAACTGAGGGAACAGTTTAAGAAGTTGTGGTAACGGATTATTAAACTGAGGGCACAACTTACAAAACTTATGccacagattttttatttttttttctcctctaggTGACTACCGGGGCTCCGTACAAATCTTCAACTGTCCAGTTTTGGGGATTCTGTGTTCATGTTGGCCTCAGGGTTCTTGAGTTGGGTGATAGTTTTGCATCTTGGTGTCATctgtgatgcttttctgctcacagtGGTTTTCAGGTGTGGATATTTGAGTTAACATAGCCTTACTGTCATCTCAAAACCAGCCTGGCCATTCTTCTCTGATGGCATTTTTTTGTCCACAGAGAACTTCTGAGAGCATCTTGCTGTTTTTTCTCCCCAACACAATTCTGTGTAAACTCCAGGGACTGCTGTGAGATTACATTTTACACCCTATTCTGATCTAAAGTTGAtatgaaaactgtataaaaaCTATCTTGATATGAAAGCATGAAGCCTGTATATTGTATGATTATATGCATTGCTTTGCTGCCCCATGATGGGCTGATTGTGTTAATGCATGATGATACAGTTTCCTAATAAAGTTACTTTGGTTTGATAAGTGTAGAATGTATTTCTCTTCGTAAATATGAAATCATTTAATGCCGATACTAAAAGTCACTGTAGGTTTCCTCACACCTCCAACATCAGGCCAGGGTGCGGCATCCCAACATTCCCCCACTGTTTCCAGAATACGATAAGGGTCCACTGACCAAGATGAAGAGGTACTAGAGGTTGTTCTTCATGAGTAATCCACAGGATGGTGCTGTTGGGTTCAGACTCATGTCATGTTACTGTCACGTTAACTCACAACACACAGAACAGATGTTGACAATTGTTCATTGTTGAAGAAGCAGTGTAGGGGGGGAAGTGAGATCATGAAAAAGAGATGCAAACAGATGAGACAAGAAGAAACATTGTGCAGGTAAAGTGCACTTTCACACCTCTAATGTGTGATTTAGTGCTGTGAATGCCAGCAGTACCAGAGAAGGGTAGAACAATGTGATTTGCTGGTGATGCTACAAGGAGAAGTGGACACAATCATGAACCAGGCACATTTGAACCTCTGCTCAGTAGACTTCTCGGCATGAAAACCACAGGGCGGAGAAGATTAGAGATGAGATTAGATTTTAGCGCTACTGAAGTGAGGAACTTCCAGTGGTGCCCCAAGTGCCAGGAAACTTCACCCAGAAAGCTGCCGCCTCGCAAATTCCCTAAATAATTCCCTAATTCCCTTAAAGTGTCTCCTTTGAGTGCATCAGGAAGGATCTTATCTGACCACTCCCAAAATCAATGAAATGTCACaggtacagatgtggccattaagaatttGCGTCTCGAGGAAAGGGATCTCACAAGCTGCTGCAGCAGTGCGCGGCCAGCTGTTAAGTTTTCAGGCACTTGATGTACATTACCTGTAGGGAGCAGTCGTGTTTCAATCTCAGGTATTGCGCGTCAACTGAGGCCGATAATGTGTTATTCTCTCTTAGGCGCCTATtaacagcaagcgacagagctcatgaAGGTGTGTCaaactcaaactgtaaatactaatatatatatatacactaccattcaaaagttttaaaacacttgcaattttttttgtttttgtttagtgatttatttgctACATTCTACGACAATACTgcggatttcaaaactataaaataacacatatggaattaggtaattacgtaacaacaacaaaaacaacagttagttgttattttaagacacagaggtcagcctttctgtaatagttcttgcaagaacagtattgtcaagtgcatttgcaaaatccgtcaagcaccataatgaaactggctctcatgaaggccgtcccaggagggcgagaccaaaacctacctctgctgcagaccagaagttcatttagagttatcagcctgaaaaatgaccaattaaaagcacctcagattagaggtaTTATGaagtcatggtttaaaatcttgcatagCACgaaaggttcccctgcttactgtaagtcagcccatgtcaaggcccgtctgaagtttgctagggaccatctggatgatccagaggagtcatgggagaaagtcctgtggtcagatgagaccaaagtagaactttttggtcttaactacATTCtctgtgtttggaggaagaagaatgatgagtattatcccaataataccctacctacagtgaagcatggggctggaagcatcatgctctgggggtgtttttctgcacaggggacaggacgactgcactgtattaaggaaaggatgaacggggccatgtattgtgacatattgggcaaaaacctccttccttcagtcagagcattaaagatgggtcgtggctgggtcttccaacatgacaatgacccaaagcacacagtcaggaaaactaaggagtggctccgtaagaagcatatggactatttaaaagcaacatAACTGGCCTTtaagaaatctggctgataagcaagtgatcaaatgcttatttgacacagtaattcacaaataaattgttaaaaaatgatacaatgtgatttctgaatttttctttttagactctgtctcacacagtggaaatgcagctatgctgaaaattgtggacccctccatgatttctaagtaagagaacgtgcataatcacagggtgatcaaatacttattgacctcactggaCATATATTAAATGTTGATTGCTTGATTGCTCAAGTCTGATTACACCctattcagcacaaactgtgcTACACTAATATGTGAGCAGCTTGTATGACAGTTATGTATggttattaaaaacaattaaaaaaaaagacgtcACTGAAATAAGGCCAAAAACCACATTCATACCATTTGATTGCAAGACTTTTTTGAAGTGAATCTAGTAGCCTGGAGTTTTTGCATCAAAATGGTGTGATAATCATCCAGCTCACTCAGTTACAGAAAACCTTTTTCTAAGACTATATTTGTTTAGACAGATTATGGCATAAATATGCCATGCAAAACACACATTACGGGTAAAACAGTGCAAACAGAAACAGTGCATGTAGAAAAAAGGGTGTAATGTTTGTAAAAGCCCACTTTTACACCCTATACACAGCCATACATCTCTGTGCTTCTCTCGAAAAGCAGTCCCTGTTCAACTGAAGACACAAGTGAACATCGCATACCATGTTGTTGTTAATGTCGCAGttccatgttgttgttttttttttctgctttccaTAAACTGCtttgcaatgcacacagaccctgtgaCCAGCAGTGGAAACATTCCTGTCACTCGAGATAAGTCCGTGTGCTGGTTGTATGGAATCACAGGTGCAGACAGATACTTATTGTGTGTCCAGCTCTTTGTGATGAGCCGTCTGTATCTCGCCTGCTTGTTTGCATTTGCTTTTATTGAACAGGTGGCTGATCTTTTACACTGTCAGAACTAAATTGTatatttcaataaaatacactactgtatattatcattattattagacaCTAATGACCATGCATAAAGACAACACAAGCGTTTGTAATCGTATACAATGAATTATACCTTTTTATACtaacataattttctttttttaaatctgaatatTAACAAAATCTTTAAGATACATTATGCACTATTTTAGCCACCTGGAGCTAaagtgtttgtgctaaataacattataaatagATAGCAGTGGTATGAGCTAaccaaaaactaaactaaaaagcTACTGTAAGCTAAAGTTATCCAAAATTGgggtgaaatacattagaacatttacaccacagctgATATTCATTAACATCTGAAATCTACATAAGGCATTATCTTAGCCGACATAAAATAACATGTTTGGgctaagctacataaggcagtattttCCCTGTTAATAGAGCATGGGcatgtcctgtctcaggtcattATCAGATAATGAAGTACGATGGAAAGACTGTGCCTCTCCTTGGATTCATATGGACTACATAAACGGAGAATATTTACTTTTGCGTCCCACTGATGAAAATTCCTGCAGCTGCTTCGGGCATTTGGTGCTTTGTTGCTATGTTTAACAGTTAACGCAGCAACAAATCATTTATGAAACAGTGATTGTGGTCGGCTTTATGCAGTAGTGAAGAGTAAATTCCATATTGCATTGATACCTACAAATGTTGATCTAATGTATCTAtcatcattaatttatttaaaaaagcttgCAGAAATATTTTGTCTTTATAAATATCATGTTTTATGATTCACAATATATGTTTtagttttacattatattttttcagtgttttttatgGATGTTATGATAATGAATATGTAAGCTAATAaactaattataaaaaaaatggataataGATAGATGATGTTGCTTCATATTTTGATGTGGAAATCTCTATTTTGTTCATAGAGTGTATGTTATCTGCACATGTAATACAAAGGGGGTAATCTATCAGTTATCAGATTACCCTTGATGTTAGAATAATTATGTACCTTCAATTCAGTTGTaccttaaaaggtaaaaaatcaTATCATCAGAGGTCTGTGACATTGAGGGTACATTTATCAaaaaggtacaaaactgttcttTGAAGAATATTATTTGTACAACTGTatgcctttttttctgagagtTTATATTACAACAGTATTACTCACAGGCTCATATTTGCATTTTGGGGTATACAGTAGGTTGTGTTTACAAAGTTAATAATAAAGCAGACAGGATTATAAAATGTGCCAaaacaaaagtttattttttttccttacacaaATTGCATTATTGTAGATGTGAGGCATTACATTGTGGAGCGCCTGCAAGTTTACTCCTTGTACAGTATCAGGGACACGATCATTGcagcaacctttaaaaagagagacatattatataatatataaataaatgtccaTATAAGACCCATGACGGTGGGTATGTTTGGGTTAAATGAGAGTATTTTCTAATCCAGTGGTGTCTATAGTCAATGTACTTATTCCAAATTGTGTGGTGTGAAGTTCTCAATACCTCTATAGCAATGACATAAAATGCCACACCCCCAACCAGAAAAGAGTTATTCTTCACCCACTCCATCAAAGTGTCGAAACAGCCCGTCAGAAGCTGCCAATAGAAATAGGCAAAGACATGAGATTATCTTAAAGATGGATAAGTTTTTGTTACAGGAGTCAGAAAATTCTTGAAATTGCTTGTGGTAAGTCTAAAGGTTAGGGCATATTAATAGGTTTGTGATCTATGTATGAATTGTATGAAACTCAGGACGTGTACCTCTGATTCTGCTTTTCCAAGATCACATTCGTCATTTGTTTCAGAGCAGCAGGATGGGGGGTACAGTAGGGTGTTCTTTACTTGTGGAGAGTCAATAAAGTCGGTGTAGTTGTTATATCCACAGCATTTCATctacaagcgcacacacactctagcACTTTAGTTTAGGAATTAACAATATTACAATATGTacaatgcatacagtatgtaattctGTTGTTTATGATCATGTAAACCACTGTATActactacagtataaacacttcAGCCCAAAACCAAGCAGTGTAATGTGATGCACCAGACTCATCGTCTCATTCCACGCTTTAGTCATGATATTGTTTTCCCCATAGTTCTCCATGATATCCTGAGAGACTTTTGTACGTAGGTTATCCAGCAGTATCTCCGCCTAAGGAAACAAAGTAAACACTGTGTCTGCGTTATCCATTACAACAAGCACAACCACTTGTAATTGATTAGATCTTGTTGTTGTCGaacttttggctgctcccatcaaggggttgccacagcaggGAAATTAATGAGAATTTTTAGCAAAGGAAGTAGAATTGACATATGCATATGGTAGTTCATGTTTATATACCTGCTTTTCCATAAAAGGCCCCAAATCAtaacttaattattaattttaggacAAAGTATATGGTACACCATGCAATCCAGAGTAGAGGTTTGTTTCTTCTCAGATCCTGTTGGACCCAGTATAAAAGCTGTGCAAGCAGACATGAGACAAAGAAATGACAATGTAGGTACTGTAACTTTGCAAAATATTAACACATGCAACTGAACATACCAACAGGGAAtgggtcaatttttttttttaatatccatCTAGAACAACTGATTTAGATACTGGTTTCAACTGGCTGCTTAAGAATATAAtataacacatacacacctgctaTATATTTAGGATCACTGCTCTTACCTTAGACTGGTGAAGCAGAAAGAGGACTCCTACAACCACCTCCGCGACAAACGCACTGAAGATGACGATGAAGTACTGTAACACCAAGTACATGTGTCACTTAAGTACATGTGTTAGTAAAGGAATGCTTTGTTGATGAAAAGAAATACTTCCAAACCCCAAATTTTGTTTGGCTACATTAGCTGTAAGAAGcaattttttatgaaaaatcaAGATCACTTACAATCATGAGCATGCACTTATTCTCACAGCAGGCTCCGCAGCAGCCCAGGAAGCCCATGATGGCGAGGACGGCCCCTATAGCAATCAGCGAGTAGGTAGCGCTAAACCAAGGTACAAAATCTGGGGAGATGTCTTTACTGTTGTTCAGCGCTTCAAGAACAGTCTTTCCATTTATTTCGATCAGAATTCCAACGATCACAGTTACACCTCCGGCTATCTGTTGACCGAGTGAGGGGGG
This genomic window contains:
- the LOC128507028 gene encoding tetraspanin-1-like, with amino-acid sequence MTCKCILKVLMVIVNSSIFIAGGVTVIVGILIEINGKTVLEALNNSKDISPDFVPWFSATYSLIAIGAVLAIMGFLGCCGACCENKCMLMIYFIVIFSAFVAEVVVGVLFLLHQSKAEILLDNLRTKVSQDIMENYGENNIMTKAWNETMSLMKCCGYNNYTDFIDSPQVKNTLLYPPSCCSETNDECDLGKAESELLTGCFDTLMEWVKNNSFLVGGVAFYVIAIEVAAMIVSLILYKE